One window of Scylla paramamosain isolate STU-SP2022 chromosome 47, ASM3559412v1, whole genome shotgun sequence genomic DNA carries:
- the LOC135094916 gene encoding triadin-like isoform X1, with translation MKRKEEKEELERKKRQREREEEPQTTARTKAQQENQEAQKNNSTTQQKQEAQKNNSTTQQKQEAQKNNSTTQQKQEAQKNNSTTQQKQEAQKNSSIAQQKQETQKNNSTTQQKQEAQRNSSTTQQKQEAQRNSSTAQQKQELKSTASRKTQEAQKNSSTAQQKQELKSTASRKTQEAQKNSSTAQQKQELKSTASRKTQEAQKNSSTAQQKQELKSTASRKTQEPQKNSSTAQQKQELKSTASRKTQEPQKNSGNTQRKQEVESTASSKEQEADQQEERPSRGRSLTKQASRGSSSRSESQQEEEQLEQLEPVMSRRMRRMLKRKRSKRQTKETAGQDSSRTAVPVSAESATPSEAETHGRRSRKKGGKRKGATPALQTHHGTQKAEKSQPAGEKSRAPTENQQEAKGTAGKSRAPTDKQQEGESKKAARKSSALADGQQDGKGGHKATAPAGEEHKARPAPPAGQQGARSASEGKSSGLTASKEPVVKETVTVGMTVPAEDTDKTVPAEDSDSTVSRKQTEPAEICEGTEVTDGTVSSKEAVPPQGAEETVPAEDTEETVPAEDTEETVPAVDTEETVPAVDTEETVPAVDTEETVPAVDTEETVPAVDTEETVPAVDTEETVPAVDTEETVPAEDTEETVPAEDSEETVPAENTEETVPAVDSEKTVPAVDTEETVPALDSEETVPAVDSEKTVPAVDTEETVPALDSEETVPAVDSEETVPAVDTEETVPAVESEETVPAVDTEETVPAEDTEETVPAVDSEETVPAEDTEETVPAVDSEETVPAVDSEETVPAVDSEEAVPAVDTEETVPAVDSEETVPAVDSEETVPAVTVKRQCQLWTVKRQCQLRTLKRQCQLWTPKRQCQLWTVKRQCQL, from the coding sequence atgaagagaaaagaagaaaaggaggaactagagagaaaaaagagacaaagagagagggaagaagagccACAGACCACAGCAAGGACCAAAGCACAGCAGGAGAACCAGGAGGCACAGAAAAACAACAGTACCACACAGCAGAAGCAGGAGGCACAGAAAAACAACAGTACCACACAGCAGAAGCAGGAGGCACAGAAAAACAACAGTACCACACAACAGAAGCAGGAGGCACAGAAAAACAACAGTACCACACAGCAGAAGCAGGAGGCACAGAAAAATAGCAGCATTGCACAACAGAAGCaggaaacacagaaaaataacaGTACCACACAGCAAAAGCAGGAGGCACAGAGAAACAGCAGTACCACACAGCAAAAGCAGGAGGCACAGAGAAACAGCAGTACCGCACAGCAAAAGCAGGAACTGAAGAGCACAGCCAGCAGGAAGACACAGGAGGCACAGAAAAACAGCAGTACCGCACAGCAAAAGCAGGAACTGAAGAGCACAGCCAGCAGGAAGACACAGGAGGCACAGAAAAACAGCAGTACCGCACAGCAAAAGCAGGAACTGAAGAGCACAGCTAGCAGAAAGACACAGGAGGCACAGAAAAACAGCAGTACCGCACAGCAAAAGCAGGAACTGAAGAGCACAGCCAGCAGGAAGACACAGGAGCCACAGAAAAACAGCAGTACCGCACAGCAAAAGCAGGAACTGAAGAGCACAGCCAGCAGGAAGACACAGGAGCCACAGAAAAACAGCGGTAACACACAGCGGAAGCAGGAGGTGGAGAGCACAGCCAGCAGCAAGGAACAGGAGGCAgaccagcaggaggagaggcCGAGCAGAGGCAGGAGTCTGACCAAGCAGGCGTCccggggcagcagcagcaggagtgagtcccagcaggaggaggagcagctggAGCAGTTGGAGCCTGTCATGTCAAGGAGGATGCGGAGGatgttgaagaggaagaggagcaagaggcaGACCAAGGAGACAGCAGGTCAGGACAGCAGTAGGACAGCAGTGCCAGTGTCTGCTGAGAGTGCCACGCCATCAGAGGCAGAGACCCacggcaggaggagcaggaagaagggcGGAAAGAGAAAAGGTGCCACGCCAGCATTGCAAACCCATCACGGCACTCAGAAAGCAGAGAAGAGCCAGCCAGCAGGAGAGAAGAGCAGGGCGCCTACTGAGAACCAACAGGAGGCCAAAGGAACAGCAGGGAAGAGCAGGGCGCCTACTGACAAACAGCAGGAGGGTGAAAGTAAAAAAGCAGCAAGAAAGAGCAGTGCGCTTGCCGACGGCCAGCAGGATGGTAAGGGAGGACACAAGGCCACAGCACCAGCAGGCGAGGAGCACAAGGCCAGACCCGCACCCCCAGCAGGCCAGCAGGGTGCCAGGAGTGCCAGTGAGGGAAAGAGCAGCGGGTTGACTGCCAGTAAGGAGCCCGTGGTGAAAGAGACAGTGACCGTGGGAATGACAGTGCCAGCTGAGGACACTGACAAGACAGTGCCAGCTGAGGACAGTGACAGCACGGTGAGCAGGAAGCAGACGGAGCCAGCTGAAATCTGCGAAGGAACTGAAGTCACTGATGGCACGGTGAGCAGCAAAGAGGCAGTGCCACCTCAAGGTGCTGAAGAAACAGTGCCAGCTGAGGACACTGAAGAGACAGTGCCAGCTGAGGACACTGAAGAGACAGTGCCAGCTGTGGACACTGAAGAGACAGTGCCAGCTGTGGACACTGAAGAGACAGTGCCAGCTGTGGACACTGAAGAAACAGTGCCAGCTGTGGACACTGAAGAGACAGTGCCAGCTGTGGACACTGAAGAGACAGTGCCAGCTGTGGACACTGAAGAGACAGTGCCAGCTGTGGACACTGAAGAAACAGTGCCAGCTGAGGACACTGAAGAAACAGTGCCAGCTGAGGACAGTGAAGAGACTGTGCCAGCTGAGAACACTGAAGAGACAGTGCCAGCTGTGGACAGTGAAAAGACAGTGCCAGCTGTGGACACTGAAGAGACAGTGCCAGCTTTGGACAGTGAAGAGACAGTGCCAGCTGTGGACAGTGAAAAGACAGTGCCAGCTGTGGACACTGAAGAGACAGTGCCAGCTTTGGACAGTGAAGAGACAGTGCCAGCTGTGGACAGTGAAGAGACAGTGCCAGCTGTGGACACTGAAGAGACAGTGCCAGCTGTGGAGAGTGAAGAGACAGTGCCAGCTGTGGACACTGAAGAGACAGTGCCAGCTGAGGACACTGAAGAGACAGTGCCAGCTGTGGACAGTGAAGAGACAGTGCCAGCTGAGGACACTGAAGAGACAGTGCCAGCTGTGGACAGTGAAGAGACAGTGCCAGCTGTGGACAGTGAAGAGACAGTGCCAGCTGTGGACAGTGAAGAGGCAGTGCCAGCTGTGGACACTGAAGAGACAGTGCCAGCTGTGGACAGTGAAGAGACAGTGCCAGCTGTGGACAGTGAAGAGACAGTGCCAGCTGTGACAGTGAAGAGACAGTGCCAGCTGTGGACAGTGAAGAGACAGTGCCAGCTGAGGACACTGAAGAGACAGTGCCAGCTGTGGACACCGAAGAGACAGTGCCAGCTGTGGACAGTGAAGAGACAGTGCCAGCTGTGA
- the LOC135094916 gene encoding trichohyalin-like isoform X2, with translation MKRKEEKEELERKKRQREREEEPQTTARTKAQQENQEAQKNNSTTQQKQEAQKNNSTTQQKQEAQKNNSTTQQKQEAQKNNSTTQQKQEAQKNSSIAQQKQETQKNNSTTQQKQEAQRNSSTAQQKQELKSTASRKTQEAQKNSSTAQQKQELKSTASRKTQEAQKNSSTAQQKQELKSTASRKTQEAQKNSSTAQQKQELKSTASRKTQEPQKNSSTAQQKQELKSTASRKTQEPQKNSGNTQRKQEVESTASSKEQEADQQEERPSRGRSLTKQASRGSSSRSESQQEEEQLEQLEPVMSRRMRRMLKRKRSKRQTKETAGQDSSRTAVPVSAESATPSEAETHGRRSRKKGGKRKGATPALQTHHGTQKAEKSQPAGEKSRAPTENQQEAKGTAGKSRAPTDKQQEGESKKAARKSSALADGQQDGKGGHKATAPAGEEHKARPAPPAGQQGARSASEGKSSGLTASKEPVVKETVTVGMTVPAEDTDKTVPAEDSDSTVSRKQTEPAEICEGTEVTDGTVSSKEAVPPQGAEETVPAEDTEETVPAEDTEETVPAVDTEETVPAVDTEETVPAVDTEETVPAVDTEETVPAVDTEETVPAVDTEETVPAVDTEETVPAEDTEETVPAEDSEETVPAENTEETVPAVDSEKTVPAVDTEETVPALDSEETVPAVDSEKTVPAVDTEETVPALDSEETVPAVDSEETVPAVDTEETVPAVESEETVPAVDTEETVPAEDTEETVPAVDSEETVPAEDTEETVPAVDSEETVPAVDSEETVPAVDSEEAVPAVDTEETVPAVDSEETVPAVDSEETVPAVTVKRQCQLWTVKRQCQLRTLKRQCQLWTPKRQCQLWTVKRQCQL, from the exons atgaagagaaaagaagaaaaggaggaactagagagaaaaaagagacaaagagagagggaagaagagccACAGACCACAGCAAGGACCAAAGCACAGCAGGAGAACCAGGAGGCACAGAAAAACAACAGTACCACACAGCAGAAGCAGGAGGCACAGAAAAACAACAGTACCACACAGCAGAAGCAGGAGGCACAGAAAAACAACAGTACCACACAACAGAAGCAGGAGGCACAGAAAAACAACAGTACCACACAGCAGAAGCAGGAGGCACAGAAAAATAGCAGCATTGCACAACAGAAGCaggaaacacagaaaaataacaGTACCACACAGCAAAAGCAGGAG GCACAGAGAAACAGCAGTACCGCACAGCAAAAGCAGGAACTGAAGAGCACAGCCAGCAGGAAGACACAGGAGGCACAGAAAAACAGCAGTACCGCACAGCAAAAGCAGGAACTGAAGAGCACAGCCAGCAGGAAGACACAGGAGGCACAGAAAAACAGCAGTACCGCACAGCAAAAGCAGGAACTGAAGAGCACAGCTAGCAGAAAGACACAGGAGGCACAGAAAAACAGCAGTACCGCACAGCAAAAGCAGGAACTGAAGAGCACAGCCAGCAGGAAGACACAGGAGCCACAGAAAAACAGCAGTACCGCACAGCAAAAGCAGGAACTGAAGAGCACAGCCAGCAGGAAGACACAGGAGCCACAGAAAAACAGCGGTAACACACAGCGGAAGCAGGAGGTGGAGAGCACAGCCAGCAGCAAGGAACAGGAGGCAgaccagcaggaggagaggcCGAGCAGAGGCAGGAGTCTGACCAAGCAGGCGTCccggggcagcagcagcaggagtgagtcccagcaggaggaggagcagctggAGCAGTTGGAGCCTGTCATGTCAAGGAGGATGCGGAGGatgttgaagaggaagaggagcaagaggcaGACCAAGGAGACAGCAGGTCAGGACAGCAGTAGGACAGCAGTGCCAGTGTCTGCTGAGAGTGCCACGCCATCAGAGGCAGAGACCCacggcaggaggagcaggaagaagggcGGAAAGAGAAAAGGTGCCACGCCAGCATTGCAAACCCATCACGGCACTCAGAAAGCAGAGAAGAGCCAGCCAGCAGGAGAGAAGAGCAGGGCGCCTACTGAGAACCAACAGGAGGCCAAAGGAACAGCAGGGAAGAGCAGGGCGCCTACTGACAAACAGCAGGAGGGTGAAAGTAAAAAAGCAGCAAGAAAGAGCAGTGCGCTTGCCGACGGCCAGCAGGATGGTAAGGGAGGACACAAGGCCACAGCACCAGCAGGCGAGGAGCACAAGGCCAGACCCGCACCCCCAGCAGGCCAGCAGGGTGCCAGGAGTGCCAGTGAGGGAAAGAGCAGCGGGTTGACTGCCAGTAAGGAGCCCGTGGTGAAAGAGACAGTGACCGTGGGAATGACAGTGCCAGCTGAGGACACTGACAAGACAGTGCCAGCTGAGGACAGTGACAGCACGGTGAGCAGGAAGCAGACGGAGCCAGCTGAAATCTGCGAAGGAACTGAAGTCACTGATGGCACGGTGAGCAGCAAAGAGGCAGTGCCACCTCAAGGTGCTGAAGAAACAGTGCCAGCTGAGGACACTGAAGAGACAGTGCCAGCTGAGGACACTGAAGAGACAGTGCCAGCTGTGGACACTGAAGAGACAGTGCCAGCTGTGGACACTGAAGAGACAGTGCCAGCTGTGGACACTGAAGAAACAGTGCCAGCTGTGGACACTGAAGAGACAGTGCCAGCTGTGGACACTGAAGAGACAGTGCCAGCTGTGGACACTGAAGAGACAGTGCCAGCTGTGGACACTGAAGAAACAGTGCCAGCTGAGGACACTGAAGAAACAGTGCCAGCTGAGGACAGTGAAGAGACTGTGCCAGCTGAGAACACTGAAGAGACAGTGCCAGCTGTGGACAGTGAAAAGACAGTGCCAGCTGTGGACACTGAAGAGACAGTGCCAGCTTTGGACAGTGAAGAGACAGTGCCAGCTGTGGACAGTGAAAAGACAGTGCCAGCTGTGGACACTGAAGAGACAGTGCCAGCTTTGGACAGTGAAGAGACAGTGCCAGCTGTGGACAGTGAAGAGACAGTGCCAGCTGTGGACACTGAAGAGACAGTGCCAGCTGTGGAGAGTGAAGAGACAGTGCCAGCTGTGGACACTGAAGAGACAGTGCCAGCTGAGGACACTGAAGAGACAGTGCCAGCTGTGGACAGTGAAGAGACAGTGCCAGCTGAGGACACTGAAGAGACAGTGCCAGCTGTGGACAGTGAAGAGACAGTGCCAGCTGTGGACAGTGAAGAGACAGTGCCAGCTGTGGACAGTGAAGAGGCAGTGCCAGCTGTGGACACTGAAGAGACAGTGCCAGCTGTGGACAGTGAAGAGACAGTGCCAGCTGTGGACAGTGAAGAGACAGTGCCAGCTGTGACAGTGAAGAGACAGTGCCAGCTGTGGACAGTGAAGAGACAGTGCCAGCTGAGGACACTGAAGAGACAGTGCCAGCTGTGGACACCGAAGAGACAGTGCCAGCTGTGGACAGTGAAGAGACAGTGCCAGCTGTGA
- the LOC135094916 gene encoding triadin-like isoform X3, whose amino-acid sequence MKRKEEKEELERKKRQREREEEPQTTARTKAQQENQEAQKNNSTTQQKQEAQKNNSTTQQKQEAQKNNSTTQQKQEAQKNNSTTQQKQEAQKNSSIAQQKQETQKNNSTTQQKQEAQRNSSTAQQKQELKSTASRKTQEPQKNSGNTQRKQEVESTASSKEQEADQQEERPSRGRSLTKQASRGSSSRSESQQEEEQLEQLEPVMSRRMRRMLKRKRSKRQTKETAGQDSSRTAVPVSAESATPSEAETHGRRSRKKGGKRKGATPALQTHHGTQKAEKSQPAGEKSRAPTENQQEAKGTAGKSRAPTDKQQEGESKKAARKSSALADGQQDGKGGHKATAPAGEEHKARPAPPAGQQGARSASEGKSSGLTASKEPVVKETVTVGMTVPAEDTDKTVPAEDSDSTVSRKQTEPAEICEGTEVTDGTVSSKEAVPPQGAEETVPAEDTEETVPAEDTEETVPAVDTEETVPAVDTEETVPAVDTEETVPAVDTEETVPAVDTEETVPAVDTEETVPAVDTEETVPAEDTEETVPAEDSEETVPAENTEETVPAVDSEKTVPAVDTEETVPALDSEETVPAVDSEKTVPAVDTEETVPALDSEETVPAVDSEETVPAVDTEETVPAVESEETVPAVDTEETVPAEDTEETVPAVDSEETVPAEDTEETVPAVDSEETVPAVDSEETVPAVDSEEAVPAVDTEETVPAVDSEETVPAVDSEETVPAVTVKRQCQLWTVKRQCQLRTLKRQCQLWTPKRQCQLWTVKRQCQL is encoded by the exons atgaagagaaaagaagaaaaggaggaactagagagaaaaaagagacaaagagagagggaagaagagccACAGACCACAGCAAGGACCAAAGCACAGCAGGAGAACCAGGAGGCACAGAAAAACAACAGTACCACACAGCAGAAGCAGGAGGCACAGAAAAACAACAGTACCACACAGCAGAAGCAGGAGGCACAGAAAAACAACAGTACCACACAACAGAAGCAGGAGGCACAGAAAAACAACAGTACCACACAGCAGAAGCAGGAGGCACAGAAAAATAGCAGCATTGCACAACAGAAGCaggaaacacagaaaaataacaGTACCACACAGCAAAAGCAGGAGGCACAGAG AAACAGCAGTACCGCACAGCAAAAGCAGGAACTGAAGAGCACAGCCAGCAGGAAGACACAGGAGCCACAGAAAAACAGCGGTAACACACAGCGGAAGCAGGAGGTGGAGAGCACAGCCAGCAGCAAGGAACAGGAGGCAgaccagcaggaggagaggcCGAGCAGAGGCAGGAGTCTGACCAAGCAGGCGTCccggggcagcagcagcaggagtgagtcccagcaggaggaggagcagctggAGCAGTTGGAGCCTGTCATGTCAAGGAGGATGCGGAGGatgttgaagaggaagaggagcaagaggcaGACCAAGGAGACAGCAGGTCAGGACAGCAGTAGGACAGCAGTGCCAGTGTCTGCTGAGAGTGCCACGCCATCAGAGGCAGAGACCCacggcaggaggagcaggaagaagggcGGAAAGAGAAAAGGTGCCACGCCAGCATTGCAAACCCATCACGGCACTCAGAAAGCAGAGAAGAGCCAGCCAGCAGGAGAGAAGAGCAGGGCGCCTACTGAGAACCAACAGGAGGCCAAAGGAACAGCAGGGAAGAGCAGGGCGCCTACTGACAAACAGCAGGAGGGTGAAAGTAAAAAAGCAGCAAGAAAGAGCAGTGCGCTTGCCGACGGCCAGCAGGATGGTAAGGGAGGACACAAGGCCACAGCACCAGCAGGCGAGGAGCACAAGGCCAGACCCGCACCCCCAGCAGGCCAGCAGGGTGCCAGGAGTGCCAGTGAGGGAAAGAGCAGCGGGTTGACTGCCAGTAAGGAGCCCGTGGTGAAAGAGACAGTGACCGTGGGAATGACAGTGCCAGCTGAGGACACTGACAAGACAGTGCCAGCTGAGGACAGTGACAGCACGGTGAGCAGGAAGCAGACGGAGCCAGCTGAAATCTGCGAAGGAACTGAAGTCACTGATGGCACGGTGAGCAGCAAAGAGGCAGTGCCACCTCAAGGTGCTGAAGAAACAGTGCCAGCTGAGGACACTGAAGAGACAGTGCCAGCTGAGGACACTGAAGAGACAGTGCCAGCTGTGGACACTGAAGAGACAGTGCCAGCTGTGGACACTGAAGAGACAGTGCCAGCTGTGGACACTGAAGAAACAGTGCCAGCTGTGGACACTGAAGAGACAGTGCCAGCTGTGGACACTGAAGAGACAGTGCCAGCTGTGGACACTGAAGAGACAGTGCCAGCTGTGGACACTGAAGAAACAGTGCCAGCTGAGGACACTGAAGAAACAGTGCCAGCTGAGGACAGTGAAGAGACTGTGCCAGCTGAGAACACTGAAGAGACAGTGCCAGCTGTGGACAGTGAAAAGACAGTGCCAGCTGTGGACACTGAAGAGACAGTGCCAGCTTTGGACAGTGAAGAGACAGTGCCAGCTGTGGACAGTGAAAAGACAGTGCCAGCTGTGGACACTGAAGAGACAGTGCCAGCTTTGGACAGTGAAGAGACAGTGCCAGCTGTGGACAGTGAAGAGACAGTGCCAGCTGTGGACACTGAAGAGACAGTGCCAGCTGTGGAGAGTGAAGAGACAGTGCCAGCTGTGGACACTGAAGAGACAGTGCCAGCTGAGGACACTGAAGAGACAGTGCCAGCTGTGGACAGTGAAGAGACAGTGCCAGCTGAGGACACTGAAGAGACAGTGCCAGCTGTGGACAGTGAAGAGACAGTGCCAGCTGTGGACAGTGAAGAGACAGTGCCAGCTGTGGACAGTGAAGAGGCAGTGCCAGCTGTGGACACTGAAGAGACAGTGCCAGCTGTGGACAGTGAAGAGACAGTGCCAGCTGTGGACAGTGAAGAGACAGTGCCAGCTGTGACAGTGAAGAGACAGTGCCAGCTGTGGACAGTGAAGAGACAGTGCCAGCTGAGGACACTGAAGAGACAGTGCCAGCTGTGGACACCGAAGAGACAGTGCCAGCTGTGGACAGTGAAGAGACAGTGCCAGCTGTGA